In the Helianthus annuus cultivar XRQ/B chromosome 11, HanXRQr2.0-SUNRISE, whole genome shotgun sequence genome, one interval contains:
- the LOC118483974 gene encoding uncharacterized protein LOC118483974 gives MTQAELTDLINTRVAEALAAYQAGQPAQHQNNQPACTFKTFMDCKPQTFTGTEGAVGLLRWFEKAESVFAMCNCPAGDRVKYATGTLADGALTWWNTQVQMLGIEMANATTWDDFKELMREEYCPRDEIQKLENEYYNLKMQGSEIEAYTRRSNDLATLCPNLSRPPPRRIELYLKGLAPAVKGYVTAANLDNLPRIVRLAHKITDQEVESGNLPPRVSATTSTATATTPASDNKRKWNDTDKATSASQPQKRTETSNNRSFSQSFSVNQGSGGSQNQGTYVGKKPQCSKCGYHHYGQCVRACRRCEKLNQNANDNNRQNNNNNAGNNNNNGNNGSNGARGRVFTIGAGDARNDGNVVTGTFSVNNLIASVLFDSGADWSYVFLEFSQKLGSTPTPLEVKQVVELADGKTIEASHVHFGCKLDLVGQIFDIDLLPVTLGSFDIVVGMDWLSKHQAEILCKEKIVRIPIPEREPLLVQGHRSGAMVGIISAMQAQKCLRKGYPSILALVTDTPSGERKIEDLPVVREFAELKKCLSDETLVVPFQELKIDDKMQFVEEPIEIMDREV, from the exons ATGACTCAAGCTGAGTTGACCGATctgataaacacacgtgtggctgaggctctggcagcctaccaagctg GTCAGCCAGCGCAACACCAAAACAACCAGCCTGCTTGCACGTTTAAGAcatttatggactgtaagccccAGACCTTCactgggactgaaggggctgtgggactcttgCGATGGTTCGAGAAGGCTGAGTCGGTATTtgctatgtgtaactgtcctgctggggacagggtgaaatatgctacggGCACGCTTGCGGACGGTGCTCTAACATGGTGGAATacccaggttcagatgttgggtattGAGATGGCAAATGCTACCACCTGGGATGACTTTAAGGAACTGATGAGGGAGGAGTACTGCCCTCGAGATGAGATCCAGAAGCTGGAGAATGAGTACTACAATCTGAAAATGCAGGGATCTGAAATCGAAGCATACACGAGGAGGTCTAATGACTTAGCAACCTTGTGCCCTAACCTGTCTCGACCGCCACCTCGTcgaatcgagttgtatctcaagggcttagccCCAGCTGTTAAGGGGTATGTCACTGCTGCAAACCTAGACAATTTGCCTCGTATTGTTCGTTTGGCACACAAGATTACTGATCAGGAGGTCGAAAGTGGCAATTTGCCGCCACGTGTCTCGGCTACTACCTCGACTGCCACCGCTACCACACCTGCCAGTGACAATAAGCGCAAGTGGAACGATACCGATAAAGCAACTAGTGCAAGTCAACCCCAGAAAAGGACTGAAACCAGCAACAACCGTAGTTTTAGTCAGTCTTTTTCAGTTAATCAAGGTTCGGGCGGCAGCCAGAATCAGGGTACTTATGTCGGAAAGAAGCCACAGTGCagcaagtgtggctatcatcactaTGGACAGTGTGTCCGGGCTTGTCGTAGATGCGAGAAA ttgaaccagaacgcAAACGACAATAACCGtcagaataacaacaacaatgctggaaacaacaacaacaatggcaacaacGGGAGCAACGGTGCTCGTGGTAGGGTGTTCACGATTGGGGCTGGGGATGCTAGGAACGACGGCAATgtcgtgactggtacgttttctgtAAACAATCttattgcttctgtgttatttgattccggtgccgattggagttatgtgttcCTAGAGTTTAGTCAGAAACTAGGGTCAACCCCCACACCTTTAGAGGTTAAGCAAGTAGTAGAACTGGCggatggtaaaacgatagaagcttCGCATGTCCATTTTGGGtgtaaactagatctcgtgggtcaaatatttgatattgacctccttcctgtTACCCTCGGTAGTTTCGACATAGtggttggtatggattggctatctaaGCACCAAGCTGAGATTCTGTGTAAGGAAAAGATTGTGCGTATCCCTATACCTGAAAGAGAGCCATTGTTGGTTCAGGGACATCGCAGTGGTGcgatggttggtattatttcAGCTATGCAAGCGCAGAAATGTCTACGAAAGGGGTATCCTtctattttggcacttgttacggATACTCCGTCAGGAGAAAGAAAGATCGAGGATCTGCCAGTGGTACGCGAATTcgccgag ttaaagaagtgtttgtccgacGAAACACTGGTCGTACCATTTCAGGAACTGAAGATCGACGACAAGatgcagtttgttgaagaaccaattgagattatggaccGGGAAGTTTAG